TTTCCTGCTTGCTACTAAACAACGTGcgtttcattaaaaattataaaacgacATGTCTAGATGACGCACATTTTATAATAAGCGCcctccatgtttttttttttgacactagttttagggcacgcaaaaatgcacgtctgaaatccttaaaattttttaagagctgacattatttttaggtcaCCCACATTTGTGTATCGTAAATCAATGCGTATCAtaaattgtgcgtcgtaaaaggctgtttttctagtagtattTCATCTAAGTTCTTCTTCACGAGCATTGTGAAATGGTGTCTTCATCTCAATCAACTAGATCAATGAGTGGGGTAAAAAAGTCAAACAGCGGTCCCTCTAGGACGTGCTACTATGGAGTAATTGCCCCCTTGAAGATACCAACGAGTGAGAAGAATCCTGGAAGAAGATACTTTGGGTACAGGTACTGGCCTAATGAAGTTGAAGATTGTGGCTACTTTGAATGGTATGACGGTGAAGTAAGTCCATGGTACAAGGAACTTCTGTTTGAAGTTATGGCAAAGAATAAAAAAACCACTGGACAGGGAAAAAGGAACCCTCATCATGGTGAAATAAGATTGATGAATATTTTTAGGGTTATGATTGGTTTGCTTGTTATTTTAGTAGTCATGGTAGGAAATTAGATTTGGATGGTCTACACGGGGTAAGGAGGAAGAAGTTGTGGTAGTTCTTTAAGTATTAATTAATATAGATTAAGGTCAAATGTTGACCATTTTTGTGTGTATGTATTGATGTAGTACCTTGAAGTTTGTAGGTTCCAATGTTAaccaatttatatatatatatatatatatatatatatatatatatatatatatatatatatatatatatatatgtgtgtgtgtgtgtgtgtgtgtgtgtgtgtgtgtgtgtttaggttctgtggaaaacaaaaaaccctaaaaataaaataaatgcataaaaaaaatacttagagatcacaatacttttttttgaattttttatgaaaaaaaaaaacgcagCTTCTAGTATAAAATCGCTGAAAAAAaccaatttaaaaaaatatttgattttttattttttttaagcgATTTTATTAAAAATGCTAagatttttctataaaaaattaaaaaaaaagttttgtgagcTTTAAGTatctttttatgtatttttatgatttttagggtttttttgttttccaaataacccttccctatatatatatatatatatatatatatatatatatatatatatatatatatatatatatatagtgaagtGTATGTTTATGATAGTGAATTAGAAGTATGATGTCATATGATGCTAGTAGACCAAACTACCCTTTACCCAAATAACAAACCAGTAACCAAAAAAAGAAAGGACCTAAATACCCTTACCTTATGAAACAATTGAgattataaaagataaaaatgaTGACCATAAACACTATACCAACATTACACATATTTTAACAAAAATGCTATGAAAAATACCAAATAATAACCAAGTGAATTGGAAGTATGATGCTAATAGACCAAACTACCCTTTACTTATGTAACAAAAAATTACCATAAACACCATACCAACATTACATAAATTCTTACCATCAAAATCCATACATTTTGCTAACTGACCCATCCAATTTACCAAAGGGGTAGTAATGTTTCGGTATACGACATACAAAAGATAATTATATTCAATGGGATTACTTAAGGGTACATTACCTAATACAAAAAAGGCTAACATAAACCATGCTCATCAACCCTAACCTTCTTCACCCTAATCTACTCCAAAGAAACACAGTCCAACCTACTTCGACCTAGTCTAGCAGCCATCTTTCCAACAGCCTTCATTCCAGTCTGAATTTTAGTAATTCTCTAAGAAGGCCTCCTTGTTGTCATCAACCTTTGGGATGGTGGTCTTTCAGCAATGCTTTCATCCTCTGTTTTAGGTATAATATCAACTTGAGGCACAGGTGGAACTTGTCCAACATGTGGAACTTCTTCCGGAACAGGTTGAACTTGTTCAACCTCTAGAACTTCTTCATCCATAGGTTACAGAATAGGTGGAACTTCATCCAAAAGATCAACAAGTAAATGTTGTTCAGATAGTACATGATACACCTCATTCTCTGAGTATCCTAATGCAAGCAAATATGTAGCATGTGCATCCCTCTTCAAATCCTGGACCAACATAACATCTTGCAGCCCTTCATCTTCAATGTTCTTGCTACTACCTTCATGTATCCCTTTAACAGATTGATATGCCTTTGCTTTACCCTGTTAATGAAACAGTAATCGTGTTAATAATAGTAGACACTAAAGATTTGATAAATAAAACAAATAGTAAAGCTTAACGTTTTTTTACTGTTACACCTTGCTTGTCCATCCATTTCCTAAGTTTGTTGActattttgactcttttgactTGTGGATGTTGTTGTTTTTTTCATTGCCACATCCCTAGTTAGTGGCCTACCCTTTCTTTTCTTCTCCTTTGAAGGTTTAGGATTACTTGTTGACTATTTTCACTCTTTTGACTTGCAGTTTCGACACTGTCATGGATGAATCCTTGATCAACTCTTGGATAAATCCCCACCGCAGACTACTAGACGATGATTACAAACCTTACCCTCACCTATGCTGAACCCCCTTTTGATGGCTACCGGGATGTTCCTATCTCCCCAAACGCTAAATACTTCACAGTATTTAAGCAATTTGACCGTAGCCTACCGGATCACCAAAGATTTCCTATGGAATTCGAGAGACTCAATCGCTTTCATGCCAAACATGCCCCTTCCATAGAGAAAATTTGATCTAACTATAGACCATCAGCAGTCAAGAACTTCAAACCGCTGAAATTCATGAAGGCTGACTTCATTTAATACACCCTTACAAGAAGGAATCAGGACAATGTCCGCACCCAAGATGACTTACCATGTATGAACCTAGAAGAAGTCTTTCTGATAGAAAAGGTGTTCCAAAACAAGTGTGAAAAGTATCCGAAAAAGAAGATAGCGCTTGAAATGGCAAGTATTTTTCTGAAGGAAACCATCTGCGATTTTGCAAAGATTAATTCGGACATCCACCCTACAATTGCCAAGAAATTCGATCTACCACCACTCGATCATGCACCAACGCCTACCGAAGGTTATAAAGAAAGATCCCTAGGTGCAACAAACTTCCATGAACTTGGAGTCATCGTCAAAAGGAAGGTTGATAaggtcaaatacttcattcctatTACATCCATGAATTGAATTACAAGGAAGCAACTTGAAATCTGTGAACCGCAGCAGAAAAGTCTAAACACACTACTGTCGAAGTCAAGTTCAAAATTTTGAGAAGGATCACCTGGTTGGAAACTATCAGAAAGTTTTGGTGGATTCTGATCAAGTTCCTAAAACTTTGTAGATGAagaaaagttaaagaggtcacttagggggaaattgttgaatcatgaagtgaccctcttgaactattCCTACCGCATCTCTCAATCATCCGCAGTCAAGCCCTCATCAGCAGCCTCATCTGAAGTCATCTAGCCAACCGCAATCTTACTTACTTTACTTAGTTTATTTTCATCTACTTTTCTGTAATACACTATATTGTCCAGTATGCCCTGAAGGGGTACTCTTAGAGATGTGATCCAATGTAACTCTTGAGTCTCTATATATAGAGCTCATTCTTTCTTATGTAATACAGAGGATAGATCATCAATCAAATATCTGAACAATCTTCAAGTCTATATCTACGCATCTCATATTTATTCTTACTCTCAAATCCTCTCGAACATAATTGAATATTAGTTGTCTTTGGAGCAAGTCACTCGtgacttcatcacgaagcttgATCTCAGTCACTAACTTGgtctgaatgcattccatgttatgaatcaacttatgtgtatacttgatatataaCCTGctatcatttatatttccttacatttccacaactaactctctaactatctaactcaTTAACcttttattgttgagcttttagatcctttgagattaactattcattattccgcaactatacttgttctaatgtttgttcaagtgtgtcttaagtttttctctcaacaattggtatcagagccatagtggttgctttgtgaaaaacaaaactctgattttcaaagggccttctataccactgaagctcatttcttaaaaaaaggaaaaatggCACAAGCACTatctctgaatgtttccaacagtgttggtggttctaatcgagctCCAATTTTGGTGGAAAATGAATACCATCACTGGTCTTAGAGAATggaaaggtacttaaggatacttggtagagatgtatggcggtCCGTAGAAGAAAGACCACATGTCCCCGTTCTTACACCCGTTCAAACTGATGGAGCCAcagccagactaggaggaggacaaccagtcatgaaccgtcccaccaaagatgatcttgataaaatcgaaaatgatgttgttgccttttatgaaatctcttgtggagttgctcctggcAACTTCaacattatcataaactgcaaatcaACAAAAGGGATCTGGGATGTTCTTAAGAACTTatacgaaggctcagaacaagctcaagataagaagctcactatTGCAttcaatgaattcaacaacttcaaagctcatactggCGAAAGTCtagaagactccttcaaaaggttcaacctGATAGTCACCAAGTTATTAAATGTTGGCATCGTCCgaagtaaccatgaaacaaaccttcaatttgtcaacggtttgggaagacattggactactaccaagatgatagttcaaggggatagaaagattcattcatTGTCTCTCTACAAGCTCTACGGTGAActgcaagcacaagaatccactgtacttaaagattgtgctgacttcggaggaccacttgctcttgtaGCACAAGCTCCACATAATCAATCCTACTCTCTCTCGTATGACACTACACCACAGTCCTACGAAGCCAACTCAgaatatgatgatgaagaagaattctaGAAGGCTATCGCTCTTGTTAGTCAACAATTCAACCGGCTACCACCttcttatttttgaaaaaaatcagCAATTCAACAAACCTCCTTTCAACCATAACTTTAACCCACAGAATAATCACTCTCGTTACCCCAAAAGTTCTCATCCACCACCACAttctcaaaatactcaaccaaaaGAGGCACCGTAGTCTATTCAAACCTCTGACTCAGTTACTCCCTCAGAAGACAAAAGTGATGTTAtaatatgtcacaagtgcaacaaagagaattagaatggctcaagaattgGAGCAAAAGGAAAAGGCTAGAGCATACGTAGTCGATGTCAAAAGAAACCATCAAGTTTGGCCATCCGGAGATGAAGAAGAAACCATCAGCAATATCAAAGGAAAAGGCAAAATCAACATGCTAGCAATTActgatgatgatgggtctacaaagcaaaaaaaaaaatactgcTACATGGAAAaagatggaactctaagcatcatCGAACAAGTAAAACTCATGATTCAAACTCTAGACTAtaacatgcatgactgtcaaccctt
The genomic region above belongs to Lactuca sativa cultivar Salinas chromosome 4, Lsat_Salinas_v11, whole genome shotgun sequence and contains:
- the LOC111915245 gene encoding uncharacterized protein LOC111915245, which translates into the protein MVSSSQSTRSMSGVKKSNSGPSRTCYYGVIAPLKIPTSEKNPGRRYFGYRYWPNEVEDCGYFEWYDGEVSPWYKELLFEVMAKNKKTTGQGKRNPHHGEIRLMNIFRVMIGLLVILVVMVGN